DNA sequence from the Thermococcus gammatolerans EJ3 genome:
AAACTCTCTGTTTCAACCATATTTTCATCATTAGAGGATTCTAAAGGGCCTTTTTCAACGGGGTTTCCAGTGGAAATATAGGTCTCTAGTCCCCCCGTTTCGGAAGGAACTTCGGATGCCTCGGGAGGAGCACTGGTGATGAGGCCCTTGGACGAAAGAAACTCCTCCGCTATGGAGGATGTGATAACGAATGATCCCCGGGCCTTGGCAAATTTTATCAGCTCAGCGAGAGAGAAATCCTTTTTGTAGTACTGCTCGAGGAGGTAGTATGCGGAAGGGGTGATGAGGTACTTGTTCCGCATTAGATCTTCAACCAGCATCAGATCAACCTCCTCTGACGGGAGAGGTTAAGGGTGAGGAGGGGCCTGAGCTGATCGTCCTGACTGAAAACCTTCTTAACCTTGTGGGGGGTAACGTTCAGGCGGATTTCTTTGGTTCTACCGTAGCGGCCCTTGCTCACAACCTTGGCGTTTATTATACCAAGCATGTCGAGTTCGTTTATCAGATCACTTATCCTGCGCTGGGTGAGGGGGTCGAGGTCAATGTAATCGCATAGGGATTTGTAGATGGAGTAAACGTCCCCCGTGTTTGCCGGCAGTTCACCGTTCTCGTCCAGGAGAACGATCGCGTGGAGCAGAACTTTGGAGTGAAGGGGAAGCGTTTTTATGACCTCTTCCATGGTGTCCTGCTCTATCTTCTCCTGTGCGAGCCATACGTGCCGTTCGGTTACCTTGCTCGCACCTTCGCGCTCAGCGATCTCACCGGCAACACGGAGCAGATCCAATGCCCTTCTCGCATCGCCGTGCTCGCGAGCGGCAAGAGCCGCACACAGGGGAACTACCGCGTCGTCGAGGACGCCTTCATTAAAGGCATCCTTTGCGCGCTGCATGAGTATATCCCTGAGCTGTGTGGCATCGTAAGGTGGGAAAACAACCTCCTCTTCACTCAAACT
Encoded proteins:
- a CDS encoding ORC1-type DNA replication protein, whose product is MDDYLGSIFEKYLHAKKIFKNKEVLRHSYTPKELPHRREQIEELAHILVPVLRGETPSNVFVYGKTGTGKTVTIKFVTEELKKISDKYNVPVEVIYINCEIVDTQYRVLANIVNYFKEESGVEVPLVGWPTDEVYARLKEVIDSKERFVIIVLDEIDKLVKKSGDDILYSLTRINTELSKAKVSIIGISNDLKFKEYLDARVLSSLSEEEVVFPPYDATQLRDILMQRAKDAFNEGVLDDAVVPLCAALAAREHGDARRALDLLRVAGEIAEREGASKVTERHVWLAQEKIEQDTMEEVIKTLPLHSKVLLHAIVLLDENGELPANTGDVYSIYKSLCDYIDLDPLTQRRISDLINELDMLGIINAKVVSKGRYGRTKEIRLNVTPHKVKKVFSQDDQLRPLLTLNLSRQRRLI